The Streptobacillus ratti genome includes the window AGAGAAAAATTAATAAATGAAATAATATCTAGAGAATGGGAAATGTTTAAGGTTCTAAAAAATACAGGTGGACCTGCTGAATGTCAGAATAATAAATCTGAATTTGAGGTTATGAGAAAAGGACAATGGGATAATTTACCTACTAATATATTGCAAAGTTATCTTATAGATTTGAGAAAAGCAAAAGATATAGGTAGAAATTTATTGGAAGAAAAATATATTAGAATGATGGAATTTTCAGCACCAGAAGAATTTGAAGAAGTTAAACATCTACTTCCAATTTTGTCTCCTGGTATAGAAGTATTGATTAATAAAATAGAAAAGATATATCTTTCTTGGGGAGATGAATTTGAAAGAAAATTTCCTAAATTTTCAAAGTTATGTAGACCTTTAAGAAATGAGGGAGATATGCTAGAAAAAGCTTCAGTTCAAACATATTTAAGAGGAGAATTATCTAGTTATTCTTTAAAAACGGTGCTATTTTATTCAGATTATATAGATGAGTGTGTAAAAAAAGAAATTAATTTAATTTATGAAACTCATAAAGAAGTTGTAAAAATGAAAGGATTTGAATCTATAGAATCGGTGGAAAATGCACTTGTAATATAGTATTAAAATGTGGTAGAATTATAAATAGAAAATAACAATTAGGAGGAAAAATGTTAAAGATTACTTTGCCAGATGGAGCACTGAGAGAAGTAGAGAGTACGAGTGTTATAGAATTTGCTAAAACTATCTCTACTAGTTTAGCTAAGAAAACTGTTGGAGCTTTCTTTAATGGAACCCAAGTAGATACCACATATAAATTAGATAAAGACGGTACTTTAGAATTAATAACAACTGATAGTAAAAAAGGATTAGAAATTTTAAGACATAGTTCTGCACATGTTATGGCTGAAGCTGTACTTAGTTTATTCCCTAATACTAAGGTAACAATAGGACCAGCTATAGAAAATGGATTTTATTATGATTTTGATACAGAAAAACCATTTACTGAAGAAGATTTAGTTAATATAGAAAAAGAAATGAAAAAAATAATTAAATTAAATGAAAAATTTTCAAAAGAAGTTTGGAGCAGAGAAAAAGCAAGAGCTTATTTTGAAAATGAGGGTCAAAGTTATAAAGTAGAAATACTTGATTCACTTGAAGGAGAAGAATTTACTATATATATTCAAGGTAAATTTGTTGATCTTTGTAGAGGAACACATCTACCTTCTACAGGTTACATTAAAGCATTTAAATTATTAAATTCTGCTGGAGCTTATTGGAGAGGTGATTCTAACAATAAGATGTTACAAAGAATTTATGGT containing:
- a CDS encoding DUF4125 family protein, with the translated sequence MEREKLINEIISREWEMFKVLKNTGGPAECQNNKSEFEVMRKGQWDNLPTNILQSYLIDLRKAKDIGRNLLEEKYIRMMEFSAPEEFEEVKHLLPILSPGIEVLINKIEKIYLSWGDEFERKFPKFSKLCRPLRNEGDMLEKASVQTYLRGELSSYSLKTVLFYSDYIDECVKKEINLIYETHKEVVKMKGFESIESVENALVI